A DNA window from Fodinibius sp. Rm-B-1B1-1 contains the following coding sequences:
- a CDS encoding COX15/CtaA family protein, with translation MDTAPKYIRRWFWSGAILIFLMVIVGGITRLTDSGLSMSDWNLIMGTIPPLNNAEWLAAFKRYKEFPQYQQLNAGMSLAAFKNIFFWEYLHRLLGRLIGFVFLIPFAFFWIRGFFNTKTFRRSLILLGLGALQGAMGWFMVKSGLVDAPYVSHYRLAIHLLLAMLLFGFCTWYALDLYQQKHITFSSNKPVLKRWSIGLIILFIVQVIWGAFTAGLDAGYMYNTFPTMNGNWIPQNIGTLPTDFINLVESPETVQWMHRIWGTLLAIATAGFWWQNYNTSIRPSLQQKAYMLLGIILTQYVLGILTILTHVQLVIAVVHQAGAMAVLFFWIWYYHDLTSNRQSSEHIHTENSLNHIY, from the coding sequence ATGGATACTGCACCAAAATATATTCGCAGATGGTTTTGGTCGGGGGCAATCCTCATCTTTCTGATGGTTATTGTAGGTGGAATTACCCGACTAACTGATTCCGGCCTTTCGATGTCAGACTGGAACTTGATTATGGGCACCATTCCCCCCTTGAATAATGCCGAATGGCTGGCAGCTTTTAAACGCTACAAAGAGTTTCCACAGTACCAACAATTAAATGCCGGTATGTCACTGGCCGCATTCAAAAACATTTTCTTCTGGGAATACCTGCACCGTCTGCTTGGACGTCTAATTGGATTCGTCTTTTTGATTCCTTTTGCTTTTTTCTGGATCCGTGGGTTCTTCAACACCAAAACATTTCGCCGCTCATTAATATTACTGGGATTGGGAGCCCTACAAGGTGCCATGGGTTGGTTCATGGTTAAAAGCGGTCTTGTTGATGCCCCCTACGTTAGCCACTACCGATTGGCCATTCACCTTCTGCTGGCAATGCTATTATTTGGATTTTGTACGTGGTATGCCCTTGATCTCTATCAGCAAAAACATATCACATTTTCTTCCAATAAGCCCGTCTTAAAACGTTGGTCAATAGGTTTGATTATCCTTTTTATCGTTCAAGTTATTTGGGGAGCCTTTACGGCCGGACTTGATGCCGGGTATATGTATAACACATTTCCCACTATGAATGGCAACTGGATACCCCAAAACATAGGTACGCTTCCGACAGATTTCATCAATTTGGTTGAAAGTCCCGAGACAGTTCAGTGGATGCACCGAATTTGGGGGACTTTACTTGCAATAGCGACAGCCGGATTCTGGTGGCAGAATTACAATACGAGCATTCGTCCCTCGCTACAACAAAAGGCATACATGCTCTTAGGGATTATCCTCACCCAATACGTGCTCGGCATTCTAACGATTCTAACTCACGTCCAACTTGTGATTGCTGTCGTGCATCAAGCAGGAGCCATGGCAGTACTCTTTTTCTGGATCTGGTATTACCACGATCTAACATCCAACAGGCAATCTTCAGAACATATTCACACTGAAAATAGCCTTAATCATATTTATTAA
- a CDS encoding MmgE/PrpD family protein, with the protein MIVHDLASFVKNTSFNDLSKEATEQLKIRLLDSLGTAIGAIEGPPMRHIRKMLDNFGGTKQSTLIGGGKTTPDRAALYNSGLVRYLDFNDSYLAKGETCHPSDNIGAILSAGETTNLSGKGFLTALGVAYQVQCRLSDEAPVRDKGFDHTTQGSYAVAAGASKAMGLDEDKTANAISIAGTALNALRVTRTGALSNWKGLAYPHTAFGGTHATMLAKYGITGPPAVFEGNKGFMDSIAGEFSIDWENEGLERVTDTIIKKYNAEIHSQSSIEGMIELKEKHGITANEVDKVEIDIFDVAYHIIGGGEEGDKTIVRTKEEADHSLQYMVSAALLDGQVMPEQYDRSRIEADDIQSLLKKIEVFPKQEYTDRFPDEMPTTLTLYLKNGKTHSIKKCDYEGFHTRPMSWHTIINKFEGLTEPYTTKESRNKIIDMVQEFEQHSVPDLMQLLTKVKLES; encoded by the coding sequence ATGATTGTACACGATCTGGCCTCATTTGTTAAAAACACTTCTTTTAATGACCTGTCAAAAGAAGCTACTGAACAACTTAAAATAAGGCTATTGGATTCACTGGGTACAGCTATTGGTGCGATCGAAGGACCACCCATGAGACATATCCGAAAAATGCTGGATAATTTTGGCGGCACAAAACAAAGCACGCTCATCGGTGGTGGTAAAACAACGCCTGATCGCGCGGCACTCTACAACAGTGGACTGGTTCGCTATCTCGACTTTAATGACAGCTACCTCGCTAAGGGAGAAACTTGTCATCCAAGTGATAATATTGGTGCTATTTTATCAGCTGGAGAAACTACTAATCTCAGTGGCAAAGGCTTTCTCACAGCACTTGGCGTTGCCTACCAAGTACAATGTCGGCTTAGCGACGAAGCCCCAGTACGTGACAAAGGATTCGACCATACCACCCAAGGATCATACGCCGTAGCAGCCGGCGCTTCCAAAGCAATGGGATTAGATGAAGATAAAACGGCCAATGCTATTTCGATTGCAGGTACAGCACTAAACGCCCTGCGCGTAACCCGAACCGGTGCCCTTTCGAACTGGAAAGGATTGGCTTATCCACATACTGCCTTCGGAGGAACTCATGCGACTATGTTAGCCAAATATGGTATCACCGGCCCGCCCGCGGTTTTTGAAGGTAACAAAGGTTTTATGGACTCCATTGCAGGTGAATTTTCTATTGACTGGGAAAACGAAGGTCTGGAGCGTGTTACTGATACCATCATCAAGAAATATAACGCTGAGATCCATTCCCAATCATCTATTGAAGGGATGATTGAACTTAAGGAGAAGCACGGAATTACTGCTAATGAAGTTGATAAAGTTGAGATTGATATCTTTGACGTTGCCTATCACATAATCGGCGGTGGTGAAGAAGGTGACAAGACAATTGTCCGCACTAAAGAAGAGGCCGACCACAGCCTACAGTATATGGTTTCGGCGGCCTTGCTTGATGGACAAGTGATGCCTGAACAATATGATAGAAGTCGCATTGAAGCTGATGACATTCAGTCGTTGTTAAAAAAAATAGAAGTATTTCCCAAGCAAGAGTACACCGATCGCTTTCCCGATGAAATGCCGACAACACTGACGTTATATCTCAAAAACGGAAAAACTCACTCTATCAAAAAGTGTGATTACGAAGGATTCCATACGCGTCCGATGAGCTGGCATACCATTATCAATAAATTTGAAGGACTTACCGAACCGTATACGACGAAGGAATCACGAAATAAAATTATAGATATGGTACAGGAGTTTGAGCAGCACTCGGTTCCTGACCTAATGCAACTGTTAACAAAAGTAAAGTTAGAATCTTAA
- a CDS encoding Rrf2 family transcriptional regulator — MLLSKSCVYGLRATLYLATNRNEEYTSIKKISEKLDISFHFLTKILQQLTAANLLESLQGPKGGVRLAQPANEISLRDIVVAIDGDDLLTSCVLGLPGCGKAKPCPLHDMWQNTRHQIKTMLETTSLIEVAKKGKAENLRITADGNFIWN; from the coding sequence ATGCTTCTGTCAAAATCTTGTGTATATGGCTTACGGGCCACTCTTTATCTGGCTACCAATCGAAATGAAGAATACACTTCTATTAAAAAAATCAGCGAAAAGCTTGATATCTCTTTTCATTTTTTGACAAAGATTCTCCAACAATTAACAGCTGCCAATTTGCTGGAATCCCTTCAAGGCCCTAAAGGAGGCGTCCGATTAGCGCAACCGGCCAATGAAATCTCACTCCGAGATATTGTCGTGGCCATTGATGGTGACGATTTACTTACAAGTTGTGTATTAGGACTACCCGGCTGCGGGAAAGCAAAACCTTGCCCATTACATGATATGTGGCAAAATACACGCCATCAAATAAAAACAATGCTCGAAACTACCAGTTTGATCGAAGTGGCTAAAAAAGGAAAAGCAGAAAATTTACGTATCACGGCCGACGGTAATTTTATATGGAATTAA
- a CDS encoding plastocyanin/azurin family copper-binding protein, with amino-acid sequence MKTLTKITLILALIFTGFVSTTMAQRTIEIVGTDNMKFDVTNIEATPGEEITIKLTTKSNLPKQAMAHNVVVVDNDVDMDAFANASARARDNEYIASDYEEDIIAATNLAGGGETVEVTFTVPKEIGEYEYICSFPGHYAAGMKGTLSVKN; translated from the coding sequence ATGAAAACACTAACAAAAATAACTCTGATATTAGCACTCATTTTCACTGGATTTGTGTCAACAACAATGGCACAACGTACCATCGAAATAGTTGGTACCGATAATATGAAATTCGATGTAACCAATATCGAAGCTACACCTGGTGAAGAGATTACCATTAAGCTTACTACAAAAAGTAATCTCCCTAAACAGGCTATGGCGCACAATGTTGTTGTCGTTGACAATGATGTGGATATGGATGCCTTTGCTAATGCATCAGCCCGAGCTCGTGATAACGAATATATCGCCTCCGATTATGAGGAAGATATTATTGCGGCCACCAATCTTGCTGGCGGGGGCGAAACGGTTGAAGTAACATTTACAGTCCCCAAAGAAATTGGTGAATACGAATACATTTGCTCGTTCCCAGGCCACTATGCTGCAGGGATGAAAGGGACTCTTTCTGTAAAAAATTAA
- a CDS encoding DUF2249 domain-containing protein: METTEQELDVRNLIPIKRHEKLLALFKELLKGESFVFINDHDPKPLYHEFRSIYGDVVGWEYLQRGGQEWKVRVTRTEVSRGREFENVSTLMDLRKVDHKDWKYSVFHRYGMMLQGDTMEIIAEKDPEEIRQIFKKKFDGEYTWTYKKDLPGDYVIHVTKKEETDLALEDVSIVNAFDVRPHPPAKRHDMVFDAFDELNPGEAFVFINDHDPKPLYYQMEVESEEPFKWEYLETMPKEWKVKVMKLRQE, encoded by the coding sequence ATGGAAACTACTGAACAAGAATTGGATGTCCGTAACCTCATCCCTATAAAGCGGCACGAAAAACTGCTGGCTTTATTTAAAGAATTGCTGAAGGGAGAAAGTTTTGTCTTTATCAACGATCATGACCCCAAGCCCCTGTATCATGAATTTCGATCGATTTATGGTGACGTAGTCGGCTGGGAATACCTGCAGCGCGGTGGACAGGAATGGAAGGTGCGCGTAACACGAACTGAGGTTTCCCGAGGACGTGAATTCGAAAATGTATCAACGCTAATGGATCTGCGAAAAGTAGATCACAAGGATTGGAAGTATTCCGTATTTCATCGATACGGAATGATGCTACAAGGCGATACCATGGAAATTATCGCTGAAAAAGATCCGGAAGAAATTCGCCAGATTTTCAAGAAGAAATTTGACGGGGAATATACCTGGACTTATAAAAAGGATTTACCGGGAGATTACGTGATTCATGTGACCAAAAAAGAGGAAACCGATCTGGCGCTTGAAGATGTTTCCATCGTCAATGCATTTGACGTGCGCCCCCACCCACCTGCCAAGCGTCATGATATGGTCTTTGATGCGTTTGATGAATTGAATCCCGGCGAAGCATTTGTATTTATAAATGATCACGATCCCAAACCGCTGTATTACCAAATGGAGGTTGAAAGTGAAGAACCCTTCAAATGGGAATACTTGGAAACGATGCCCAAAGAATGGAAAGTAAAAGTAATGAAACTTCGGCAAGAATAA
- the hemN gene encoding oxygen-independent coproporphyrinogen III oxidase — MNSSLIKKYNTSGPRYTSYPTAVQFEEVNEDEIKSLHQYLKERNENPQPISLYFHIPFCFSLCWYCGCTKVITKDQNRGDHYLNYLEKEINQVAEMLHPNSDVIQIHFGGGTPTFLSPKQLERLGKLIHAKFNITDRTEFSVEIDPRRCNQNHVQTLASIGCNRASLGVQDTNEDVQKAIHRIQPFEQTQQTTEWLRNADINSINFDLIYGLPLQSTDTFQQTMDDVLSLQPDRLAVYSYAHIPSMMPVQKLLNESDMPTTDEKLSMLQLSISHLTNNGYRFIGMDHFSREGAELTQAMDNGTLQRNFQGYSTLAGADLYAFGMSGISTVGNYYWQNPKELTQYYKQLDNGIPPVAKILSLNRDDQLRKSIIMEIMCRMDINIRSIEDEWGIQFDNYFSQAIRRLRPLAEDGLIRFSQNSLRITETGRLFLRNIAMCFDRYMTRKKKQTFSKTV; from the coding sequence ATGAACTCATCACTTATTAAAAAATATAACACCTCCGGACCGCGATATACCTCATATCCCACTGCGGTACAATTCGAAGAAGTTAATGAGGATGAAATAAAATCACTGCACCAATACCTGAAAGAACGAAACGAAAACCCTCAACCCATATCACTTTATTTTCATATCCCTTTTTGCTTTTCGCTCTGCTGGTATTGCGGTTGTACCAAGGTAATTACTAAGGATCAAAATCGGGGAGATCATTATCTCAACTATTTGGAAAAGGAAATCAATCAGGTGGCAGAAATGCTACACCCAAATTCTGACGTCATACAGATTCACTTTGGGGGCGGCACTCCTACATTTTTAAGTCCCAAGCAGTTAGAGCGACTGGGAAAACTGATCCATGCAAAATTTAACATAACGGATCGGACAGAATTTAGCGTAGAGATCGATCCCCGTCGATGCAATCAAAATCATGTTCAAACGCTGGCCAGCATTGGCTGCAATCGTGCTTCGCTGGGCGTGCAGGATACTAACGAAGACGTACAGAAAGCGATTCACCGTATTCAGCCCTTTGAGCAAACTCAACAGACTACCGAATGGCTACGGAACGCTGACATTAACTCCATCAACTTCGACCTTATTTATGGGCTTCCTCTCCAGTCCACTGACACTTTTCAGCAAACGATGGATGATGTATTAAGCCTTCAACCCGATCGGCTGGCCGTGTACAGTTACGCTCATATTCCCAGTATGATGCCTGTGCAAAAACTGCTCAATGAATCCGATATGCCAACCACGGATGAGAAATTATCCATGCTACAGCTGAGCATTTCGCACCTCACAAATAACGGTTATCGTTTTATTGGGATGGATCATTTTTCGCGTGAGGGGGCAGAGTTGACCCAGGCGATGGATAACGGAACGCTGCAACGTAACTTTCAGGGATACAGTACCCTGGCCGGGGCCGACTTGTATGCTTTTGGTATGTCAGGGATTTCAACAGTGGGAAATTATTATTGGCAAAACCCCAAAGAGTTAACCCAATACTACAAACAACTTGATAACGGTATCCCGCCGGTAGCAAAGATATTATCGCTAAATCGTGATGACCAACTTCGTAAATCAATCATCATGGAAATTATGTGTCGTATGGATATAAATATCCGTTCTATTGAAGACGAATGGGGTATTCAATTTGATAACTACTTCTCTCAAGCCATTCGTCGATTACGTCCACTCGCTGAAGATGGGCTCATACGCTTTTCTCAAAATAGCCTCCGAATTACCGAAACAGGTCGACTATTTCTCCGCAATATTGCCATGTGTTTTGATCGATATATGACCCGCAAAAAGAAGCAAACATTCTCAAAAACTGTTTGA
- a CDS encoding formylglycine-generating enzyme family protein translates to MNILTNIAPVKIMLATLAAGIVLLPAMAGAQVLVPSGSFHSVMPEVKGEPVKVDSFYLDTTAVTNKKYNEFLQDHEDWQPQNIPSIFAHKGYLKSWKNANSDDIVNPDHPVTNVSWYAANTYCQSIGGRLPTLNEWEYSAQLMDFDSPSDAQEFASRLMSWYSTVDNENIGAVGSSGIENSHGIKDQFGLIMEWVEDFKPVIANDLSLDCGTVGRMQQLGNAYSYAASIRYITRMSFTPKSTNSTVGFRCAYDVEKITEKEASL, encoded by the coding sequence ATGAACATCCTGACGAACATAGCACCTGTGAAAATCATGCTGGCAACTTTGGCTGCCGGAATAGTACTCTTGCCAGCAATGGCAGGAGCACAGGTGCTGGTTCCGTCGGGATCATTTCATTCTGTAATGCCTGAAGTAAAGGGCGAACCAGTCAAGGTGGATTCATTTTATTTAGACACCACGGCTGTAACGAATAAAAAGTACAACGAATTTTTACAAGATCATGAGGATTGGCAACCCCAAAATATTCCGAGCATCTTTGCTCACAAGGGATATCTAAAAAGCTGGAAAAATGCTAATTCTGATGATATTGTAAATCCGGATCATCCAGTAACAAATGTTTCTTGGTATGCAGCTAATACCTACTGCCAGTCGATAGGTGGGCGTCTACCAACCCTCAATGAATGGGAGTATTCGGCGCAGCTTATGGATTTTGATTCTCCCTCCGACGCCCAAGAATTTGCCAGCAGGTTAATGAGTTGGTATTCAACGGTAGACAATGAAAATATTGGTGCAGTAGGCTCTTCTGGCATTGAAAATAGCCATGGAATTAAGGATCAGTTTGGATTAATCATGGAATGGGTCGAAGATTTTAAACCGGTCATCGCAAATGATCTTTCGCTGGATTGCGGCACAGTGGGACGCATGCAACAGCTTGGCAACGCCTATAGCTATGCCGCTTCTATCCGGTATATCACGCGCATGAGTTTTACCCCAAAAAGCACTAACAGCACTGTGGGATTTCGATGTGCTTACGATGTAGAAAAGATTACAGAAAAAGAAGCGAGTTTATAA
- the ric gene encoding iron-sulfur cluster repair di-iron protein gives MDTLQQRTIGQIVKDDYRTAQVFQEYNLDFCCGGNRTIDEACQQKSIDPQQVYKALEELDQSGTKDDNYDQWSLDFLVDYIVNNHHKFSRNKLPEIGKYAKKVASVHGERHEELKEIYYEFTMLHGEISNHLDKEERILFPYIKHLVEAKEKGEKPQKPEFGNAANPIAMMEEEHDDSGEAIAKIRRLSNDFTPPEDACTTYRLLYQNLEAFEKDLHKHVHLENNILFPKAINLEKRLN, from the coding sequence ATGGATACATTACAACAACGAACAATAGGACAAATTGTTAAAGATGATTACAGAACAGCACAGGTTTTCCAAGAGTATAACCTCGATTTTTGTTGCGGTGGAAATCGTACCATCGATGAAGCTTGTCAGCAAAAAAGTATAGACCCCCAACAGGTTTATAAGGCGTTGGAAGAACTGGATCAATCCGGAACCAAAGATGATAATTATGATCAATGGTCACTGGACTTCTTAGTGGACTATATTGTCAACAATCACCATAAATTTAGCCGTAACAAACTGCCCGAAATCGGTAAATATGCGAAAAAGGTTGCCAGCGTTCACGGCGAACGGCACGAGGAACTTAAAGAAATTTACTATGAATTTACTATGCTTCACGGCGAAATATCTAATCACCTTGACAAAGAAGAGCGGATACTTTTCCCTTATATCAAACACCTTGTAGAGGCAAAAGAAAAAGGAGAGAAACCTCAAAAACCGGAATTTGGAAATGCGGCTAATCCCATTGCAATGATGGAAGAAGAACATGACGATTCCGGAGAAGCCATAGCAAAAATCCGGCGACTAAGTAACGATTTTACTCCTCCGGAAGATGCCTGCACCACCTACCGGTTGTTGTATCAAAACCTGGAAGCTTTCGAAAAAGACCTGCATAAACACGTTCACCTCGAAAATAATATCCTGTTTCCAAAAGCAATCAACTTAGAAAAAAGATTGAACTGA
- a CDS encoding SCO family protein: MKKIFLIALFSLAATSLLAQHNHSSDSALSTTEINSEHSLYHLNAEWTDHRGETLSLTDFRGAPVIVVMFYGNCTDVCPILIQDAWRLYSSLEKSVQKDVNVLAVSFDTENDTPKVLQEYAEYEQLDIPGWHFMTADNANVRTLAMMLGVQYSKKSDGHFAHSNLITVLDEEGRIAQRIEGLNQPMDKATKMIESIISNKDKR; encoded by the coding sequence ATGAAAAAAATATTTCTCATAGCGTTGTTTTCACTTGCGGCTACGAGTTTGTTAGCCCAGCACAATCATAGTTCGGATAGTGCCCTAAGTACCACAGAAATTAATTCCGAGCACTCCCTATATCACTTGAATGCTGAGTGGACGGACCATCGCGGTGAGACGCTATCCCTTACAGATTTTAGAGGTGCCCCGGTGATTGTGGTGATGTTTTACGGAAATTGTACCGACGTTTGTCCCATCTTGATTCAGGATGCCTGGCGATTATACAGCAGCTTGGAGAAATCGGTTCAAAAGGATGTTAATGTGTTGGCCGTCAGCTTCGATACCGAAAATGATACCCCCAAAGTTTTGCAAGAATATGCAGAATATGAGCAGCTGGATATTCCTGGCTGGCACTTTATGACGGCGGATAATGCCAACGTACGAACACTTGCCATGATGCTGGGCGTCCAGTATTCGAAAAAAAGTGACGGGCATTTTGCCCACTCAAATTTAATAACAGTGTTGGATGAAGAAGGCAGAATTGCCCAGCGGATTGAGGGATTAAATCAACCGATGGACAAAGCTACTAAAATGATTGAATCAATTATCAGCAATAAAGATAAGCGATGA
- a CDS encoding cupredoxin domain-containing protein: MKYLTIILLTVLGTLDAIAADTNLTKIDTVIVEIKGTDTDARFDPVIIEVNTGDVIQFIVREGIHTVTAYHPDNRRPQRIPTSAQSFNSGLMKKGDQWFLTISTEGIYDYFCLPHEKVGHVGRIITGAIDTTLNYPDENMPAVVVQKLNSEMEKFLNQ, encoded by the coding sequence ATGAAATACCTGACTATCATATTATTAACTGTTTTGGGAACGCTGGATGCAATTGCCGCAGATACTAATCTGACCAAGATCGATACCGTTATAGTAGAAATCAAAGGCACAGATACAGATGCTCGATTTGACCCGGTCATTATAGAAGTTAATACCGGAGATGTCATCCAATTCATCGTCCGCGAAGGCATACACACGGTAACGGCATACCATCCTGATAACCGTCGTCCCCAACGAATTCCTACATCAGCCCAATCATTTAATTCAGGACTGATGAAGAAAGGCGATCAATGGTTTTTAACCATATCAACAGAAGGTATATACGACTACTTTTGCCTGCCCCACGAAAAAGTGGGACATGTGGGACGTATTATAACGGGAGCTATAGACACCACCTTAAATTATCCTGATGAAAATATGCCTGCTGTTGTAGTCCAAAAATTAAACTCTGAAATGGAAAAGTTTTTAAATCAATAA
- a CDS encoding multicopper oxidase domain-containing protein: protein MKPLTLTYTILIGLLLSGIANMSYAQTDEYKMDGMTFGMPEAEVFTEDYDGPPVVGDHLSMLPNLEPLDYEGNKTHDVRIDIIAQEIEVADGVKYEAWTFGGTVPGPVLHVKEGDRITFTMKNRSDEEVTITQPTKEGSPFMQQVAQNNFMKAKEATMPMPHSMDFHAGTVAKNDKWRTIAPGESIKFDWVANYPGSYIYHCGTPSVLMHTAMGQHGVVVVSPKDGYDTGYEIDKEYVVVQSEYYLKKGSGELFQYDYEAAQNRNPSHVVFNGHQTILHDQPLKANAGDRVRLHFSNNGPSGTSSFHVIGAIFDRVWLEGHPFNEMRGMQTVLLGASSSATIDLIVPEEGKYILIDHEFADAEKGATGTLKAGPRKK from the coding sequence ATGAAACCTCTAACACTTACATATACGATATTAATAGGATTGCTTTTATCGGGGATTGCAAACATGAGCTATGCTCAAACCGATGAATATAAAATGGATGGAATGACCTTTGGCATGCCTGAAGCAGAGGTGTTTACCGAAGATTATGATGGTCCACCGGTAGTTGGTGATCATTTAAGTATGCTGCCAAATCTGGAGCCGCTCGATTATGAGGGTAACAAAACACATGATGTTCGCATCGATATCATCGCCCAAGAAATTGAAGTCGCTGACGGAGTAAAGTACGAGGCATGGACGTTTGGAGGAACCGTACCCGGACCTGTTCTCCACGTCAAAGAAGGTGATCGCATCACATTTACGATGAAAAATCGCTCTGATGAAGAGGTCACAATTACCCAGCCAACCAAAGAAGGATCTCCTTTTATGCAGCAAGTGGCTCAGAATAACTTCATGAAGGCCAAGGAAGCCACCATGCCCATGCCACACTCCATGGATTTCCACGCGGGTACGGTAGCCAAAAACGATAAATGGCGAACTATTGCTCCGGGAGAATCCATAAAATTTGACTGGGTTGCCAACTATCCCGGCTCATACATCTATCACTGTGGTACCCCCAGCGTGCTTATGCACACAGCCATGGGACAACACGGAGTAGTCGTTGTTTCACCAAAGGATGGGTATGACACTGGCTATGAAATAGACAAAGAATACGTGGTTGTTCAATCAGAATATTACTTGAAAAAGGGATCCGGCGAATTGTTTCAATATGACTATGAAGCAGCTCAGAATAGAAATCCTTCGCACGTAGTATTTAATGGACACCAGACGATCCTGCACGATCAGCCGCTGAAAGCAAATGCCGGAGACCGTGTTCGACTGCACTTTTCAAATAATGGTCCAAGCGGAACCTCGAGCTTCCATGTTATTGGTGCCATCTTCGATCGCGTGTGGTTAGAAGGCCACCCCTTTAATGAAATGCGTGGCATGCAAACGGTACTGCTTGGTGCCTCAAGTTCAGCAACAATAGATCTTATCGTACCTGAAGAAGGAAAATACATCCTGATTGATCACGAATTCGCTGATGCTGAAAAAGGTGCAACAGGCACTCTGAAAGCTGGTCCACGCAAGAAATAA
- a CDS encoding phosphosulfolactate synthase: MADEKTFDFLNKNERESKPRKTGITEIRGPYYAIMGKRYLNDIMETMGEHVDSLKFSGGSFSIMPKKSVQELIGIAHDHDALVSTGGFMEYVLTQGKDAVDRYIDTCKDYGFDIIELSAGFITLPTDDWLRLIEKVQEAGLKAKPEIGIQFGAGGDTTKGELESEGTLDTSYAIKQAKRFVDAGAYMIMIESEGITENADPWRTDVPAAFINEIGLEKLMFEAADPEVFAWYIKNYGPEVNMFVDHSQIVQLETLRRGIWGTKSLWGRVLTYKD, translated from the coding sequence ATGGCCGACGAAAAAACATTCGATTTCCTGAATAAAAACGAACGAGAATCCAAACCACGTAAAACAGGCATTACCGAAATCCGCGGACCATATTACGCGATCATGGGCAAGCGGTACCTCAATGATATCATGGAAACAATGGGCGAACATGTGGATTCGCTTAAGTTTTCCGGCGGATCATTCTCGATTATGCCTAAAAAATCGGTGCAGGAGCTTATCGGTATCGCCCACGATCACGATGCGCTGGTATCCACCGGTGGATTTATGGAGTACGTACTTACGCAGGGTAAAGATGCTGTCGACCGATATATCGATACCTGTAAAGATTACGGTTTCGATATTATTGAGCTTTCAGCGGGATTCATCACCCTGCCTACCGACGATTGGCTGCGTCTAATTGAAAAAGTGCAGGAAGCCGGACTCAAAGCGAAACCTGAAATCGGCATCCAATTTGGGGCTGGCGGTGATACGACCAAAGGTGAGCTGGAATCCGAAGGTACGCTCGATACCAGCTATGCCATCAAACAGGCAAAACGATTTGTGGATGCCGGAGCCTATATGATTATGATTGAATCGGAAGGCATCACTGAAAATGCTGATCCGTGGAGAACGGATGTCCCAGCCGCCTTTATTAACGAGATCGGTTTAGAAAAGTTGATGTTTGAAGCGGCCGATCCGGAGGTCTTTGCCTGGTACATCAAAAACTACGGTCCCGAAGTGAATATGTTTGTAGATCACAGCCAGATTGTACAGCTCGAAACGCTGCGCCGTGGCATCTGGGGCACCAAAAGCCTCTGGGGACGTGTATTGACCTATAAGGATTGA